A genome region from Populus alba chromosome 5, ASM523922v2, whole genome shotgun sequence includes the following:
- the LOC118030828 gene encoding psbP domain-containing protein 2, chloroplastic — translation MLKSSSLKTFNISTSLSPSTPFSTPKHYRPQSTSHPLQEAFRSSSRRDLNLSVLALLITGSLQNLSNNITLAQELELERYTDSKEGFTLRRPSSYVQVDKAGATVLFEEANKGSNNIGVVVTPVRLTSLGEFGSPQFVADKLIQAEKKKESTKDAEVISVAERSGHGGLQVYEFEYKVDSTRGGMKRIFSAAFVSSKKLYLLNITHSDKTESPLEAHTRTILEEVLNSFDLAPVT, via the exons ATGCTTAAATCCTCTTCTCTCAAAACCTTCAACATTTCAACTTCATTGTCTCCTTCAACCCCTTTCTCAACCCCAAAACATTACCGCCCACAAAGCACCAGTCACCCTCTTCAAGAAGCTTTCCGTTCAAGCAGTAGAAGAGACCTGAACCTTTCAGTTCTTGCTCTGCTCATAACTGGGTCATTACAAAACTTGTCTAACAACATCACATTGGCTCAAGAATTGGAGCTTGAAAGATACACTGACTCCAAGGAGGGTTTCACTCTCCGTAGACCCTCTTCTTATGTTCAG GTAGACAAAGCAGGGGCAACAGTGCTGTTTGAGGAGGCTAATAAGGGGAGTAACAATATTGGTGTTGTGGTGACCCCAGTTCGTTTAACAAGCCTTGGTGAATTTGGGAGTCCTCAATTTGTGGCTGACAAGCTTATTCAAgctgaaaagaaaaag GAAAGCACGAAGGATGCTGAGGTTATTTCTGTGGCTGAGAGATCAGGCCATGGAGGTCTACAAGTGTATGAATTTGAATACAAGGTTGACAGTACTAGGGGAGGGATGAAGAGGATCTTCTCAGCTGCATTTGTGTCCTCTAAGAAGCTTTACCTCTTAAATATTACCCACTCGGACAAGACAGAGAGCCCTCTTGAAGCTCATACCAGAACGATTTTGGAAGAAGTGCTTAATTCATTTGATTTAGCTCCAGTTACGTGA